The genomic window CCTATCCTTCCCGGACGTCCCGGAACGCTTGGTGGTGATCGGTGGCGGCTACATCGGCCTGGAACTGGGCAGCGTGTGGAACCGCCTGGGCAGCGAAGTGGTCGTGCTGGAAGCGATGGACGGCATCCTCACCGGCATCGATGGCGAAATCGCCAAAATCGCTCACCGCACTTTCAAAAAACAGGGCCTCAAAATCCACACCAAAACCTTCGTCGAATCGGCTCGTCGCGAAGGGGATTCCTGCGTGGTGGCGGTCAAAGATGGGGATCCGATTCAATGCGACCGGGTGCTGTTGTCCACCGGACGCGTGCCGGCCACCGATCAAGTCGGTCTGGACGCCGCCGGAGTCCCCACCGATCAGCGCGGCTTCCTGAGCGTCAACGAAGAATTTCAAACCTCGGTCCCCCACATCTATGCCATCGGCGATTGCATCGGCGGCGTGATGTTGGCGCACAAAGCGATGGAAGAAGGCATCGTGTGTGTGGAACGGATCAACGGGATTCACGGACACGTCAATTACGATGTGATTCCGGCCATCGTCTACACCCATCCCGAAATCGCCATGGTGGGGCAGACCGAAGAGCAATTGAAAGAAGCCGGCATCGCCTACCGTAAGGGAATCTGTCCGTTTGGAGCCAATGGCCGGGCGCGGACGCTGGGCGAGTCGGACGGGCGGGTGAAAATTCTGGCGGAGGAGAAAACCGATCGCGTGTTGGGCGTGCATATCATCGGGGCCCGCGCCGGGGATATGATCGCCGAGGCCGCGGCGGCGATGGAATTTGGCGCCAGCAGCGAAGACATCGCTCGTACCTGCCACGCTCATCCGACGCTTTCCGAAGCGATGCACGAAGCCGCTCTGGCCGTCGACAAACGCGCCATCCACACCGTCTAGTTGGACAGCGTCAAAATTTCGTAGCTACGCTCGCCAGAGCGTGGAACCCAATGAACGTCCGCCTTCTGGTGAAGGTAGCTATGAAAAGTCCGCGAAAAACGGCATTAACACAACGATGGCAAACGCTTCCTACAACGCCGGTTGGTTTGCGCGGCTGCTGGCAAAGATCGTCGACCACGCTTGGCTGAGTGCCGGCGGGTTGCTGATCCTGACAGTGGTCGCCGCCTTGGGCCATATCGATCCCACGATCCTATGGCCCGAAGCCGCCCCGCCTCCGCCGGCCGAGGTGGCCGAGGATGACGACGCCGCCCCGCCGCCGCGGAACACCGCCCCGCAGCGCCGCCAAGCGGCTAAGGTCCAACCGGTTCAGGTGGT from Roseimaritima ulvae includes these protein-coding regions:
- the lpdA gene encoding dihydrolipoyl dehydrogenase, which codes for MTTDRFDLVVLGGGPAGYVAAIRAAQLGMKVACIDENQRFGGTCVRVGCIPSKALLESSHLYHEAQHQFGQHGIEVPQVQLNLDQMMQRKDKIVDTLTGGIDMLFKANEVQGICGRGKLLDAHTIEVSGDQPQTLQADKILLALGSRPASLRNIDQDGDRIGNSTTALSFPDVPERLVVIGGGYIGLELGSVWNRLGSEVVVLEAMDGILTGIDGEIAKIAHRTFKKQGLKIHTKTFVESARREGDSCVVAVKDGDPIQCDRVLLSTGRVPATDQVGLDAAGVPTDQRGFLSVNEEFQTSVPHIYAIGDCIGGVMLAHKAMEEGIVCVERINGIHGHVNYDVIPAIVYTHPEIAMVGQTEEQLKEAGIAYRKGICPFGANGRARTLGESDGRVKILAEEKTDRVLGVHIIGARAGDMIAEAAAAMEFGASSEDIARTCHAHPTLSEAMHEAALAVDKRAIHTV